The region GTTCCAAATCCGGTTTTAAGTTTGGTTATACATACTTTTCCTGGTCCAATGCCTACTTTTGTTGCGTCTGCTCCGGCGTTTTCCAGTTCTCTGACTGCTTCCGGTGTGCCAACGTTTCCGGCAATCACAAAGCTTTGCGGCAAGTGCCCTTTAATATGCTTGATCATGTTAATGACTGCATCCGAATGCCCGTGGGCGATATCGATGGTAATGAATTCCGGCGTAAGATTCGCATCGGCCAGCTGTTGAACAAATTGATACTCTTCCGGTTTTACTCCGACACTGATTGATGCTATCAGTCCACGTTTTTTCATATCCTTTACAAAATCCATTCGCGTGTTCGGGTCAAAACGATGCATGATATAAAAGTAATTATTTTCCGCTAAATAAAGCGCAATTTTTTCATCGATAATCGTTTGCATGTTTGCAGGTACTACCGGCAGTTTAAATGTATAACCGCCGAGAGTTACTAACGTATCACATTCTGATCGGCTATTCACTATACATTTTGCGGGAATTAGTTGTATATCTTCATAATCAAATACATTTTCCATTAATAACACCCCTAAATACGAATATTTATTTATAATCCATAATTAATGTTCGTACATAACATAATTTACCGTATTTTTATCAGTATGTCAAAAATGAGCAAACCTCACTTTAACTCAAACGTGCGAAGTCGACTAGCAAATGTGCGAACTTCCTCTTAAACGTGCAAACTTCTTCTCAAACGTGCGAAGTCACCCAGCAAACGTGCGAAAAACATACGAAAATGCATGAATTTACATACCCTGCCCGCCAGGATCATGGCTATGGAAAGGAGAAGACCCACATGCAGCATGTCTTTTCTCACATTTTCTGGGCGAATGCATAGTATAGTCCATGAAAGGTGGCGAGGATATGGAAAACAATCAAGCGGCTGTGCAATTGGAACGTGCTGAATGGCAGAAACGACAACGGAAACAGAGGCTGAAAAGCTTATTAACCATCTCATCCCCGATATTTATTTTGATTTTATGGGAAATTTTGTCACAAACGAGTATTATTGACCCACGCTTTTTCCCTCCACCTTCTGAAATATTAACGACATTGGCAGCGATGGGAGCGAGCGGCGAATTGTTCGTCCACCTAAAAATCAGTTTATTCCGCATTTTTTCCGGGTTTTTATTGGGCGTAATCCCGGCAATCATTCTTGGCCTGCTAATGGGAATGTATTCACCGATTCGGCATTTCTTCTCGCCGCTGGTGATGGCGTTAATGCCGATTCCGACACTGGCGATGCTGCCGATTATTTTAATCGTCTTTGGGATTGGCGAGTTTTCGAAAATGTTGATTATCGCAATCAGTGTTTTCTTCCCGGTGGTTATTAACACTGCTGCGGGTGTCACGAATATTGATCGAATTTATATTGATGTTGCCAAAAATTACGGGGCAAGTCCGAAAGATTTTTTCTTTAAAATTGCGTTGCCCGGATCCTTGCCGGTCATGCTGGAAGGAATTCAAATGGGGCAGGCGATTGCCCTGTTAACAATCGTGGCAGCAGAAATGGTTGCGGCAAACAGCGGGATTGGTTATCTCATTTGGGTGAATTACAAGGCCTTCTTATTAACGGAAATGTATGTAGGTTTGGTGCTTATTTCCTTTTTTGGCTACTTCTTTTCCTTATTGCTGCGAGGACTGCAAAGTAAATTACTTCCGTGGAAATAGCTGATTCTTTTGTAAGGAGGTGTAATGGACCATGGCACAACAAAGCAAAATTGCAATCAATGAGTTAACGAAGGTTTTTTATAAAAAAA is a window of Virgibacillus ihumii DNA encoding:
- a CDS encoding ABC transporter permease, giving the protein MENNQAAVQLERAEWQKRQRKQRLKSLLTISSPIFILILWEILSQTSIIDPRFFPPPSEILTTLAAMGASGELFVHLKISLFRIFSGFLLGVIPAIILGLLMGMYSPIRHFFSPLVMALMPIPTLAMLPIILIVFGIGEFSKMLIIAISVFFPVVINTAAGVTNIDRIYIDVAKNYGASPKDFFFKIALPGSLPVMLEGIQMGQAIALLTIVAAEMVAANSGIGYLIWVNYKAFLLTEMYVGLVLISFFGYFFSLLLRGLQSKLLPWK
- the guaC gene encoding GMP reductase, whose amino-acid sequence is MENVFDYEDIQLIPAKCIVNSRSECDTLVTLGGYTFKLPVVPANMQTIIDEKIALYLAENNYFYIMHRFDPNTRMDFVKDMKKRGLIASISVGVKPEEYQFVQQLADANLTPEFITIDIAHGHSDAVINMIKHIKGHLPQSFVIAGNVGTPEAVRELENAGADATKVGIGPGKVCITKLKTGFGTGGWQLAALRWCAKAASKPIIADGGIRTHGDIAKSIRFGASMVMIGSLFAGHEESPGVTVEKDGKLVKEYFGSASEFQKGEKKNVEGKKMYVEHKGPLQDTLTEMKQDLQSAISYAGGKKLEAIRNVDYAIVKNSIFNGDKVF